In Oscillatoria acuminata PCC 6304, a single window of DNA contains:
- a CDS encoding fatty acid desaturase — protein MQANTVLNQTTGTVSQTQTQELPFTLQDVKAAIPAECFEPSIFKSLSYFFLDVGIIAGLYAIAYNLDSWFFFPIFWVMQGTMFWALFVVGHDCGHGSFSKLKWLNNLIGHLSHIPILVPYHGWRISHRTHHGNTGNLDTDESWYPVSEEKFNRMPWYEKLFRFYLPLLAYPLYLFKRSPDRQGSHFLPSSPLFRPSEKWDIVTSSVLWVMMVGFLGVLTYQFGWVFLVKYYLVPYIIFVMWLDLVTFLHHTEDDIPWYRGEDWYFLKGALSTIDRDYGFINPIHHNIGTHVAHHIFLNMPHYHLKTATEAIKPLLGDYYRSSNEPFLKSFIRSYWSCHFVPNTGSKVYYQSAWKPKSK, from the coding sequence GTGCAAGCAAACACAGTTCTTAATCAGACGACTGGTACAGTTTCACAGACACAAACCCAAGAGTTACCCTTTACTCTTCAGGATGTGAAGGCGGCAATTCCTGCCGAGTGTTTTGAACCCTCGATATTCAAGTCTCTGAGTTACTTTTTTCTGGATGTTGGGATTATTGCCGGACTTTATGCGATCGCATACAATCTGGATTCCTGGTTCTTTTTCCCCATTTTCTGGGTGATGCAAGGGACAATGTTTTGGGCATTATTTGTAGTGGGTCATGACTGCGGTCATGGCTCTTTTTCTAAGCTCAAATGGTTGAATAACCTGATCGGACATTTGTCTCATATTCCGATTTTGGTTCCTTACCACGGCTGGCGGATTAGTCACCGGACTCATCATGGGAACACGGGAAATTTAGACACGGACGAAAGCTGGTATCCCGTATCCGAGGAAAAATTCAATCGGATGCCTTGGTATGAAAAGCTATTCCGCTTTTATTTACCCTTACTCGCCTATCCGCTTTATCTGTTCAAGCGATCGCCCGATCGCCAAGGTTCCCATTTTCTCCCCAGCAGTCCCCTGTTCCGTCCTTCGGAAAAATGGGATATTGTGACCAGTTCGGTCCTGTGGGTGATGATGGTGGGATTTCTTGGCGTCCTCACCTATCAATTTGGGTGGGTCTTTTTGGTTAAATATTATCTCGTACCTTACATCATTTTCGTGATGTGGTTGGACTTAGTGACCTTCTTGCATCATACCGAAGATGATATTCCCTGGTATCGAGGAGAGGACTGGTATTTTCTCAAAGGTGCGCTTTCTACTATCGATCGCGACTATGGATTTATCAATCCCATCCATCATAACATTGGCACTCATGTGGCGCATCATATTTTCTTAAATATGCCCCACTATCATTTAAAGACAGCAACCGAGGCGATTAAACCCCTACTAGGTGATTATTATCGCTCCTCCAATGAACCCTTTTTAAAGAGCTTTATTCGCTCTTATTGGTCCTGTCATTTTGTGCCAAATACCGGGTCTAAGGTGTACTATCAATCTGCCTGGAAGCCGAAATCTAAGTAA
- a CDS encoding B12-binding domain-containing radical SAM protein — MRTLLVYPLFPPTFWSYNKILELVDRQVLLPPLGLITVAAILPQTWDFKLVDRNIRPVTEAEWDWAELVIFSAMIVQKQDLLDQIREAKRRGKSVAVGGPYPTSVPDEVAVANPDFMILDEGEITLPMFIDALEKGETQGVFRTLEKPDVSETPVPRYDLLELDAYDSMSVQFSRGCPFQCEFCDIIVLYGRKPRTKTPEQLLAELDCLYELGWRRSVFMVDDNFIGNKRNVRLLLQALKVWQADHQYPFRFNTEASIDLAADTDLMDLMVDCNFDAVFLGIETPDEDSLSMTKKFQNTRSSLTESVDKIIDAGLRPMAGFIIGFDGEKKDASSRIVKFVEEAAIPTAMFGMLQALPNTALWHRLEKEGRLRVNSRQDINQSTLMNFVPTRPITDIAQEYIEAFWQLYDPEVFLDRTYRCFLKLGAPKCQPPAKFPSWVDLRALGIIIWRQGIKRKTRWKFWHHLFSVMRHNPGVWEAYLTVCAHNEHFLEYRQIVRDEIEAQLREWKRQEALSPVAVTSEVA, encoded by the coding sequence GTGCGAACTTTACTCGTGTATCCCCTGTTTCCTCCAACTTTTTGGTCTTACAACAAGATTTTAGAATTGGTCGATCGCCAAGTCTTGTTACCCCCCTTGGGATTAATCACTGTAGCTGCAATTTTACCCCAAACCTGGGACTTTAAACTGGTAGACCGCAATATTCGCCCGGTGACAGAAGCGGAGTGGGATTGGGCCGAATTGGTGATTTTCTCAGCAATGATTGTTCAAAAACAAGATTTGCTTGACCAAATTCGGGAGGCCAAACGGCGGGGTAAATCCGTCGCCGTGGGTGGACCTTACCCCACTTCGGTTCCCGATGAAGTGGCCGTGGCAAACCCTGATTTTATGATTTTAGATGAAGGGGAAATCACCCTGCCAATGTTTATCGATGCCTTGGAAAAGGGCGAAACTCAGGGCGTGTTTCGGACTCTGGAAAAACCCGATGTCAGCGAAACTCCGGTTCCCCGGTATGACTTACTCGAATTAGATGCTTATGATTCGATGTCGGTTCAATTCTCTCGGGGTTGTCCGTTCCAGTGTGAATTTTGTGATATTATCGTCCTCTATGGTCGCAAACCCCGGACCAAAACACCCGAGCAACTTTTAGCTGAATTAGATTGCCTCTATGAGTTGGGATGGCGGCGCAGTGTCTTTATGGTGGATGATAACTTTATCGGCAACAAACGCAATGTTAGGCTATTGCTGCAAGCGTTGAAAGTTTGGCAAGCGGACCATCAATATCCCTTCCGATTTAATACCGAGGCATCCATTGATTTAGCTGCTGATACTGACTTGATGGATTTGATGGTAGACTGTAATTTTGATGCGGTGTTTTTAGGAATTGAAACTCCCGATGAAGACAGTTTATCCATGACTAAAAAATTCCAAAATACCCGGAGTTCTTTAACTGAATCCGTTGATAAAATCATTGATGCGGGCTTACGTCCGATGGCGGGATTTATTATTGGCTTTGATGGGGAGAAAAAAGACGCGAGTTCCCGGATTGTTAAGTTTGTGGAAGAGGCAGCCATTCCTACGGCGATGTTTGGAATGCTGCAAGCGTTGCCGAATACTGCCCTCTGGCATCGCCTGGAAAAAGAGGGACGCTTGCGCGTGAATAGTCGCCAAGATATCAATCAAAGCACGTTAATGAATTTTGTGCCGACTCGTCCAATTACGGATATTGCCCAAGAATATATTGAGGCATTTTGGCAACTTTATGACCCCGAAGTTTTTCTCGATCGCACCTATCGTTGCTTTCTCAAGTTAGGTGCACCCAAATGTCAACCACCGGCTAAATTTCCCAGTTGGGTTGATTTACGGGCATTAGGAATTATCATCTGGCGACAAGGGATTAAACGGAAAACGCGCTGGAAATTCTGGCATCATTTGTTCAGTGTGATGAGACATAATCCGGGGGTGTGGGAAGCCTATCTTACGGTTTGCGCTCATAACGAACATTTTCTGGAATATCGTCAAATTGTCCGGGATGAAATTGAAGCTCAATTAAGGGAATGGAAACGTCAGGAGGCGTTGTCCCCTGTAGCGGTAACCTCTGAGGTAGCTTAA
- a CDS encoding Calx-beta domain-containing protein, whose product MTFIFGDNQGNTLIGTDDNDTIIGGDGNDSLLGNAGEDILFGGLGDDTLIGGPGADIFVLGSGRDRIVDFQKGVDRIAVSRDLRTAQIRLEPIFERTGNGNSNPVAIATQVVVIQNGGPQVIGEVLGSINLEATDFLSTTLDPLASVVEFAATNFTVQEGVPSVEVRLLRTGNLSETASVTVLPTDGTAIAGEDYIGGPRVVTFAPRQSQAVVTIPIIDDNLVQPTETFSVSLVNATENLRLGGRSQSTITILDNDVSLSFGEQTFTLNDQGEAVATITVLRQGIIESTVGATITLAPNLPTPPADLNLPQIPVNFAPGVTAQTVTIPIVNELIEAGVQTLSLTLTTPTGGATVGTSNTASFTLSENPLTPVTVQFSETEFQGLEDSTPLVPVTVTRTGFLNRPVTVTLVLEEETATAPEDFDDTPIVVTFPSGETTQTITIPIVNDNIIEPDETIALTLVDPTGGATLGTPTTATFTIVDNNVALRFTRPDFSAVEDGTPIAPVQVERIGFTNIPTGVTIGLSDGTATAPFDYDPTPLAVDFAPGETLQTVEIPIVDDDIVEPDETINLTLLNSTGEATLGEPSTAVFTIIDNDVFLQFSEANFIVNEDGTAIAPVTVTREGRLDQPFSVAIALTDGTATAPFDYDNTPILVNFAPGETVQTVAVPIVDDTESEPTETLQLTLTNPSTGAQIGPQNAATLAILDNDIRLEFSAPTFSVQEDGTQILAVTVTRAGGLHLPAGATLVLGDGTATAPFDYDNTPIPISFAPGETVQTVTIPIVNDAIAEVAETINLALVNPTPGVEIGAQSSATLVIPRSDLPAFLNFEGVGNLDPVSGFYGDRGITFSPNALGIISTDALDALGFPDEFGGNFAPPPSGTTALTYGEQGAVVMNVEGGFDNQLSFFYASPFASHTVTLYDGLGASGNILASVPLSTTAAGSLPHVYAEFEQVTLPFAGVARSVSFGSVPNKLILDDILLG is encoded by the coding sequence ATGACGTTCATTTTTGGGGATAATCAAGGGAATACTTTAATTGGCACCGATGATAATGATACGATTATTGGCGGGGATGGTAATGATTCTCTCCTGGGCAATGCTGGAGAGGATATTCTCTTTGGGGGTTTAGGAGATGATACCTTAATTGGCGGTCCCGGGGCGGATATTTTTGTCCTCGGATCGGGCCGCGATCGCATTGTGGATTTTCAAAAAGGGGTGGATAGAATTGCAGTTTCCCGGGATTTAAGAACGGCACAAATTCGCCTAGAACCGATTTTTGAACGCACGGGAAATGGGAATTCCAATCCGGTGGCGATCGCCACTCAAGTGGTGGTAATCCAGAATGGTGGTCCCCAGGTGATTGGGGAGGTGTTAGGGTCGATTAATTTAGAGGCCACGGATTTTTTAAGTACCACCCTAGACCCCCTGGCGAGTGTCGTGGAGTTTGCTGCCACCAATTTTACGGTTCAGGAGGGGGTTCCTAGTGTGGAAGTGAGGTTACTTCGCACCGGGAACCTAAGTGAGACTGCCAGTGTGACCGTTCTGCCCACCGATGGAACTGCGATCGCCGGAGAGGATTACATCGGAGGTCCTCGGGTGGTCACCTTTGCCCCCAGACAATCTCAGGCGGTGGTGACGATTCCGATTATTGATGATAACCTTGTGCAACCGACGGAAACCTTCTCGGTGAGCTTAGTCAATGCCACGGAAAATCTCAGACTGGGCGGGCGATCGCAATCCACCATCACCATTCTCGATAACGATGTATCCCTCTCTTTTGGTGAACAAACCTTTACCCTGAATGACCAAGGTGAGGCCGTTGCCACCATCACAGTCCTCCGTCAGGGGATAATTGAGAGTACAGTCGGCGCAACCATCACCCTCGCCCCAAATCTCCCCACCCCTCCCGCTGATCTAAATCTCCCCCAGATTCCGGTAAACTTTGCCCCGGGAGTCACCGCACAAACCGTCACAATTCCCATCGTCAATGAACTGATTGAGGCCGGGGTGCAAACCCTCAGTTTGACTCTCACAACCCCCACCGGAGGCGCAACGGTAGGTACAAGCAATACCGCCAGTTTCACCCTGAGCGAGAATCCTCTCACTCCGGTGACTGTCCAGTTCAGTGAAACTGAGTTTCAGGGGTTGGAAGATAGTACCCCCCTGGTTCCCGTCACCGTCACCCGCACAGGGTTCCTCAATCGTCCTGTCACCGTCACCCTGGTCCTAGAAGAGGAGACGGCCACTGCACCGGAGGATTTCGATGATACGCCCATTGTGGTCACTTTCCCCTCGGGAGAAACCACCCAAACCATCACAATTCCCATCGTCAACGATAACATTATCGAACCCGATGAAACTATCGCTCTCACGTTGGTTGACCCTACCGGAGGCGCAACCCTGGGAACTCCGACTACCGCCACTTTTACCATTGTCGATAATAATGTGGCGTTGCGATTTACTCGCCCAGATTTTAGTGCAGTCGAGGATGGAACCCCCATCGCACCTGTCCAAGTTGAGCGCATCGGGTTTACCAATATCCCCACCGGAGTCACCATTGGATTAAGTGATGGCACTGCCACGGCCCCCTTTGATTACGACCCCACCCCCCTTGCCGTAGACTTTGCACCGGGAGAAACCCTCCAAACCGTGGAAATTCCCATTGTGGATGATGATATCGTAGAACCCGATGAAACCATCAATCTCACCTTACTCAATTCCACTGGCGAGGCAACCCTAGGGGAACCGAGTACAGCAGTATTCACGATTATCGATAATGATGTGTTCTTACAGTTTAGTGAGGCAAACTTTATCGTTAATGAAGATGGCACAGCGATCGCACCCGTAACTGTCACCCGAGAAGGCCGACTGGATCAACCTTTCTCGGTCGCGATCGCCCTCACCGATGGCACCGCCACTGCTCCCTTTGATTACGATAATACCCCAATTCTCGTCAATTTCGCCCCGGGAGAAACCGTCCAAACTGTTGCCGTTCCGATTGTCGATGACACCGAAAGCGAACCCACGGAAACCCTCCAATTAACCCTCACCAATCCCAGCACAGGTGCACAAATTGGTCCGCAAAATGCCGCAACTTTAGCAATTTTAGATAATGATATCCGCCTAGAATTTAGTGCGCCAACCTTCAGCGTCCAAGAAGATGGCACCCAAATTCTCGCCGTCACCGTCACCCGCGCCGGAGGACTCCATCTCCCTGCTGGTGCAACCCTAGTTTTAGGGGATGGGACGGCCACTGCACCTTTTGATTATGATAATACCCCAATTCCCATATCGTTTGCCCCGGGAGAAACCGTCCAAACCGTCACCATTCCCATCGTCAACGATGCGATCGCCGAAGTCGCCGAAACCATTAATTTAGCCCTAGTCAATCCCACCCCAGGGGTAGAAATTGGTGCCCAAAGTAGTGCTACCCTGGTCATTCCCCGCAGCGATTTGCCTGCCTTCCTCAACTTTGAAGGGGTGGGCAATTTAGACCCAGTAAGCGGATTTTATGGCGATCGCGGCATCACATTTTCCCCCAACGCCTTGGGAATCATCAGTACCGATGCCTTAGATGCCTTGGGATTTCCCGATGAATTCGGCGGCAACTTTGCCCCTCCCCCCAGCGGCACAACTGCCCTCACTTACGGAGAACAGGGGGCAGTTGTCATGAATGTAGAAGGTGGATTTGACAATCAACTCTCCTTCTTCTACGCCTCCCCCTTCGCCAGTCACACCGTCACCCTCTATGATGGATTAGGCGCATCGGGCAACATCTTGGCATCCGTTCCCTTATCCACCACGGCAGCAGGTTCCTTACCCCACGTTTATGCAGAATTTGAACAAGTAACCCTCCCCTTCGCCGGAGTCGCCCGTTCAGTCAGTTTCGGCAGTGTTCCCAACAAGCTCATCCTAGATGATATCCTTCTAGGATAA